One Vigna unguiculata cultivar IT97K-499-35 chromosome 7, ASM411807v1, whole genome shotgun sequence genomic region harbors:
- the LOC114190938 gene encoding ETO1-like protein 1, with product MRTFFTAESCKEAHPNALNPQSWLQVERGKLPKLSSQSSSSSIESLIKVPQPPILPFFKPVDYVKFLAQIHEELELCSPQEQSNLFLLQYQVFRGMRDVKLMRRSLRSAWQRANTVHEKIIFGAWLKYEKQGEELVAQLLTACGKCEREFEPIDVESHISFDKVIISQDRVSMNGNHTSQYVIFTIGDEKIVCDRQKISELSAPFHAMLKGCFRESLSETIDLSENNISPSGMRAINYFSLTGSLLDVPQNLLVEISVFANKYCCERLKLACDRKLASLVSSREDALELMEYAVDQNSSVLAASCVQVLLRDIPNCLSDNRVVELFIHANRKELEVMVGPGIFALFCFLSEVSMNLSSSSDTTAHFLERLVDFAENDMQRMVAFHELGCARLSRKEYDEAYGVFERAANAGHIYSVAGLARVDSIKGEKLLPYQKISSVICSGTPLGWMYQERSLYCDGDVRWKDLEKATELDPTLVYPYMYRSATLMRTENVEGALSEINRILGFKLSLECLELRFFIYLVLEDYKAALRDVQAILTLCPSYKMFEGRVAASQLCTLVREHVEHWTTADCWARLYDCWSAVDDIESLSVIYQMLQSDAAKGVLYFRQSLLLLRLSCPEAAMRSLQLAWEHASSEHERLVYEGWILYDSGHYEEGIQKAEESIAIKRSFEAYFLKAYALADSSVDSSCSSTVISLLEDALKCPSDNLRKGQALNNLGSVYVDCGKLEAAEDCYVKALKIQHTRAHQGLARVHFLRNDKGAALKEMTNLIEKARNNASAYEKRSEYGDRELTKADLEMVTRLDPLRVYPYRYRAAVLMDNHKEEEAIAELSRAIAFKADLHLLHLRAAFHEHKGDVLSALRDCRAALSVDPNHQKMLELHCRVNSHEP from the exons ATGAGGACTTTCTTCACAGCGGAATCATGTAAAGAAGCACATCCTAATGCTTTAAATCCACAATCCTGGCTCCAAGTTGAAAGAGGCAAGCTTCCCAAGTTGTCATCGCAGTCCTCATCTTCATCAAT AGAATCTCTAATCAAGGTCCCACAGCCACCTATACTCCCATTCTTCAAGCCTGTCGATTATGTGAAATTTTTGGCTCAAATTCATGAAGAACTTGAGCTCTGCTCTCCGCAGGAGCAGTCAAATCTGTTTTTGTTACAGTACCAGGTCTTTAGGGGCATGAGGGATGTTAAACTGATGCGAAGAAGCCTCCGGTCAGCTTGGCAGAGAGCAAACACTGTTCATGAGAAGATTATATTTGGAGCATGGCTCAAGTATGAGAAGCAAGGGGAAGAATTAGTTGCTCAGTTGCTAACAGCTTGTGGTAAATGTGAAAGGGAATTTGAACCCATAGATGTAGAATCTCATATTTCTTTTGACAAAGTTATAATATCCCAGGATAGAGTTTCCATGAATGGGAACCACACTTCACAATATGTAATCTTTACAATCGGAGATGAGAAGATAGTCTGTGATAGACAAAAGATTTCTGAACTTTCAGCACCATTTCATGCCATGCTGAAGGGGTGTTTCAGGGAATCGCTTTCTGAGACCATCGATTTGTCTGAAAACAACATCTCTCCTTCAGGTATGAGGGCAATAAACTATTTTAGCTTGACTGGAAGTTTGCTTGATGTCCCTCAAAATCTTTTGGTGGAGATATCAGTTTTTGCAAACAAGTATTGTTGCGAAAGACTAAAACTGGCTTGTGATAGAAAACTTGCATCCTTAGTTTCCTCCAGAGAAGATGCATTGGAACTCATGGAATATGCTGTGGACCAGAATTCATCCGTGCTTGCGGCTTCTTGTGTACAAGTTCTTTTACGCGACATTCCCAACTGCTTGAGTGACAATAGGGTTGTGGAGTTATTTATTCATGCCAATAGGAAGGAGTTGGAAGTGATGGTTGGGCCTGGTATATTTGcacttttttgtttcttaagCGAAGTTTCTATGAACCTTAGTTCTAGTTCGGACACAACAGCTCATTTCCTGGAACGGTTGGTAGATTTTGCTGAAAATGACATGCAGAGAATGGTGGCATTTCATGAATTGGGATGTGCAAGGCTTTCAAGGAAAGAATATGATGAAGCCTATGGTGTTTTTGAGAGGGCTGCAAATGCAGGCCATATTTATTCCGTTGCAGGTTTAGCTAGAGTGGACTCTATAAAGGGTGAGAAGCTTTTACCTTATCAGAAGATAAGCTCAGTCATTTGTTCTGGCACTCCACTTGGATGGATGTACCAGGAAAGATCACTGTACTGTGATGGTGATGTGAGGTGGAAAGACCTTGAGAAAGCAACTGAACTGGACCCGACTCTTGTATATCCCTACATGTATAGGTCTGCCACTTTAATGAGGACAGAAAATGTTGAAGGTGCATTGTCTGAAATCAACCGGATTCTTGGCTTCAAACTTTCATTAGAATGCTTGGAACTACGGTTTTTCATCTATCTGGTCCTTGAGGACTACAAAGCAGCGCTTCGAGATGTTCAAGCAATTCTTACCCTGTGTCCATCTTATAAAATGTTTGAAGGGCGTGTAGCTGCATCTCAGCTCTGTACTCTTGTGCGTGAGCATGTTGAACATTGGACAACCGCAGATTGTTGGGCACGATTATATGACTGTTGGTCTGCTGTTGATGATATCGAGTCTCTTTCTGTCATCTACCAGATGCTTCAATCTGATGCCGCCAAAGGTGTTCTATACTTCAGACAGTCGTTGCTTCTCCTGAg GCTAAGCTGTCCTGAGGCAGCCATGAGGAGTTTACAGTTAGCTTGGGAACATGCATCAAGTGAGCACGAAAGGCTTGTGTATGAGGGGTGGATCTTGTATGATTCAGGACATTACGAAGAAGGGATCCAAAAAGCTGAAGAGTCTATTGCTATTAAAAGGTCTTTTGAGGCCTACTTCCTAAAAGCCTATGCATTGGCTGACTCTAGTGTAGATTCATCATGTTCTTCAACTGTGATTTCACTTCTGGAAGATGCCTTGAAGTGTCCTTCGGATAATCTGCGCAAGGGTCAG GCTCTGAACAACCTTGGGAGTGTTTATGTTGATTGCGGGAAACTAGAGGCAGCAGAAGATTGCTATGTGAAGGCCCTTAAAATCCAGCACACGCGAGCCCATCAGGGTCTTGCTCGTGTTCATTTTCTGAGAAATGACAAGGGTGCTGCTTTGAAGGAAATGACGAATCTTATTGAGAAGGCAAGAAACAATGCTTCAGCTTACGAGAAGAGGTCTGAATATGGTGATCGTGAACTCACAAAGGCTGATCTGGAGATGGTCACTAGATTAGACCCTCTTCGGGTGTATCCTTATAGATATCGAGCAGCAG TTTTGATGGACAACCACAAGGAAGAGGAAGCCATTGCTGAACTCTCCAGAGCAATTGCATTTAAAGCTGATTTGCATCTGCTGCATCTGCGTGCAGCTTTCCATGAACACAAGGGAGATGTCTTAAGTGCTTTGAGAGATTGTCGTGCTGCACTCTCTGTGGATCCAAATCATCAGAAAATGTTGGAACTTCACTGTCGTGTTAATAGTCACGAGCCATGA